CCGCAGGTTGCGTTTCACAGCAAGCACTTTCAGCGATCGCAAAGTGATAAAGAGCGTGTTTATACAATACCTTAGCCAAAATAAAAGGATGAAAAGAGAGCGTCTCGACATTACTTTTTCACCAGATGTCTACTAGAGTACTCCAAGTAAAAAAAATGCCCAATTGTCATTGCTTCGCTTCTCTACGAGACGCTTCACGAACGCTCGCAATGACGGGTTTTGGATCGTTTATTTTTTGGAACACTCCTACAAAAAATTGATTAAGATAAAGCAACTTTTTTGAGAATGGTCATTGGCCCTTGGGCTTTAAGAATCTCCATTTCAGTCGTGTTTCGCACCAACAAAGCACCAGCGAATCCTAATGAATTAACAGAGATAGATTGGAAATGCTCATGCGATCGCGGTACGATTAACATCCATTCTCTTGTCGCTAACATATTGTAAGCACCACATTGCTCTGCATCCAAACTTACAGCCCCTAACAAACTGCGATAAACTTCCAACGTTGCTTGGGCTGCTGTGAATGGCGACTCCATCCCATGAGGATTTAGTGGCGCGAAAGCGTGTACAAAAGGAAGCTTTACTAAAGTTGCGTTCGAGTCTTGAAATTGTGCTGCTGTCAACAAAGGTTCAATTGGTATTTGTGGCCCTGAATATGCAAGTGGTAATGGTACTAATTGCAAGTGTTTGTGTCGCTGACTAGCACCTGCGCTTTTGCCACTGTTGTAAAATGCTAAACCATCGATATCAGCTAAACACGCCCACATAGCTGCAAAATCTTCCAGAGTCAGCAAACTTTCCTGTTCCTCGAAGGCGCGGGTAATAATAAGCAGGTGATAGTCAACAACATTATATTTATTTAAAATACATACATGAGTATCAGAGATATCTGCTACAAATAAATCCTCTTCATAAGGCAAAAAAGGATTAAACTCTTGACCAGAGATAGCAGATTGTTTTTCCTGTTTCTCCTTAGCTGCTTTTTTGCGATTCAGGTTAG
This Nostoc sp. KVJ3 DNA region includes the following protein-coding sequences:
- a CDS encoding ATP adenylyltransferase family protein, with protein sequence MAQGKILLKPGTLWTSVKEKTEYALQCGALLSIPTEFEFVEQDGVGFLVRILSNLNRKKAAKEKQEKQSAISGQEFNPFLPYEEDLFVADISDTHVCILNKYNVVDYHLLIITRAFEEQESLLTLEDFAAMWACLADIDGLAFYNSGKSAGASQRHKHLQLVPLPLAYSGPQIPIEPLLTAAQFQDSNATLVKLPFVHAFAPLNPHGMESPFTAAQATLEVYRSLLGAVSLDAEQCGAYNMLATREWMLIVPRSHEHFQSISVNSLGFAGALLVRNTTEMEILKAQGPMTILKKVALS